The region ACGCCTTCAATTTTTTCAAAGACTGCTCGAAGGAGAGAGGTTTAGAGAAGAGCGCCTTACAGGCCAGATACGTATCAAAGACCTTGCCATGCTTAAGTCCCAGGAGCGTGTCGGCAGTAATAGGTAAACGTAAGCCGAGCATTTCAAAGAGACGCAGTTCTGGAAGAAGGAGTCCTCCTGGTAAGGGCAGGAGCGGCATGCGGCGGTTGGCCGCGTCCGCAATACCGCGGTAGAGCTCGCGGATGGAGATGGGTTTTTCGTGCGCGATAGGAAAGACGCCAGAAGCATTACCTTCCACCGCCTGCACGATGGCCTGACAGAGGTCATCGATGTAGACCACCTGGAGCGCGGCCTTGCCGTCGAAGAATACCGGAATCACCGGCATGGTTTCTATAAGACGCTTCACTCGGGTAAAGAGTCCGCCCTGCCCAATCATTATCCCCGACTTCACGATGCAGTCCTTTTCCGGACTGAGGACCATCTCCGCCTCTAACTTGGTACGGCCATAAACAGAGCGCGCCTCTTCGTGGGCGGCCATAGAGGAGATGAAGATGAACTGCTTCACTCCGAGCTCCTCGCAGAGGCGACGTAGCGCATGGGTGCCGCCTACGTTGATGTGGCGCGCTCTGGAGAGCGAGCGGGCACCATCCCAGGCAGCGTGAATGACCACGTCGGGAACTTCTTCAAACTGCCACTCTCCTGCCCTCTCCAGTTGGAAATTAGGTCGGGTCAGAGGGAGAACCGCGTAACCACGCGCGAGAAGAGCTTCGGTAAGAGCGCGTCCGAGAAAGCCATTAGCGCCAGTGATGGCCACCGTCTTGGCACGGCCATGGCCGGTGTGAGAAGCGGTGGGGTGGAGTGCCTCCATGTATAGCAGGACGGGTGGAGGGGTGGGGACTTACGAGATTTCAGCGAGATAGGAATCTCGCTGGTAGGAAAGAGAAGATCCTATAAAGCTTTGCGAGGTAAAAAAATCAGTTTTTACGTTCTTCTTCATCGTGCGCCAAAATGCTTTATAGACTAGACTAGCGCTATGAACCAGGGGGATGTACTGGACAAGCACCTAATTGAAGGAAGTCTTGGTGGTGGGAGCTACGGTAAGGTTTATCGGGTTATACACCAGGATTCAGGTACGGCCATGGCTCTTAAGGTTGCATCCTCAAAGGATCCGATGGACGCACTTCGTTTTCAAGGGGAAAACGAAATCATGCACAAGCTCAAGCCTCATCCTAAAGTAGTACAGCCCTTTAGTAATGTTGTACAAGTTCCTCCAGACACTTTTTATTACACAATGGAACTTGTGGACACTAACCTGGCTGATTACATGAGTCTACAGGGATATTTCTCACCTTCAGATTCATTTAAAATTTTTAAGGATATTTGTGAAGGTTTGGCACACGCACATCAAGCAAGTATCGCGCACCGAGATTTACATTATGAAAATGTTCTTTTAAATATCGGTAGCGGGGTGTATGTAAAATTGACAGACTTTGGTAAGGCGAAGGATTTTGACCGCACCTGGGGTACAAACTCTTTGTCACCATGTTGGGGGTGGTTCGTCAGTCCTCCAGAAGTTTTTTTTAAAGTTTGGGATTCACCCTCGCTCCCAGAGTCTATTGCAGGAGACATGTATGCTCTTGGTATATTGCTTTTTTCACTTATTCAGGCCAAACCACTAGTTGAACTTGACACCTTAAGGCATCAAATAAAGGGTTTCCTTGGGTCCCATCCTTCACTTGATTATCTTGATATACAGGAAAAGAATAAATTGTACCGTGACTGGATTCATAGTCGATCTTTTAAAAGTAACACATTAAACGTTCGATTATCTGACACTAATGAGAACGCTAAAATTAACTCCATATTGGACCGCCTAACCCATATCGACCATTCAATTCGCTTTAAAAACATAGCTGAGTTACAGGAAGAACTAATACTACTAGGACTATGATTTCTCCCACTTTAGAAAAAAAAGAATATTTTCAGACCATGCGTGACGAGACAAAGCCAAGAATGAGCTATTCAGATGCTCTTTTTGAGCTTCCCCCTATTCAAGGAGATACATTTAGGCAACAACTTGTGCGGGCTCAGTGGAATTATGTCAAAGCTCAACTAAAGAAGAATGAAAATCCAAGGACCTTAGTCGAAACTGGAGACTTGTATCTATTGAAAAATAATTACAAAAACGCGATAGATTATTACCAAAGAAGTTTGGTACTGAATCCTGATTTCATACTGGCTTACGAAAAAATTATTCTTGCATACTCCTTACACCGCAAATATCATGAGACGATACCATATTTTAGCCGACTCCTAGAGTTAACAAACAACAGAGTAGATATCCTACGAAAATACGCTGCGCTGAGAGTTAACATATTTTTGACACAGAACGAAGGTAAAGACGACGCAATGAGAATTCTTGATGAAGCATTAAAATTAATGCCCGAGGATGTAGAACTAATCAATACCTACGGTTTTATACTTCTTAATCATTTCCCAGAAAAACTTAGTGAAGCTAAAGACTATTTTAGTAAAGCTTTAAAAATTAATGGAGAATATATCCATTCATTAAATAATCTTGCTGTTTGTTATATTAAAGAGGGAAAATGGAAAGAAGCTGAAGAAATTCTTTCAAAAAGTATT is a window of Candidatus Parcubacteria bacterium DNA encoding:
- a CDS encoding protein kinase, which produces MNQGDVLDKHLIEGSLGGGSYGKVYRVIHQDSGTAMALKVASSKDPMDALRFQGENEIMHKLKPHPKVVQPFSNVVQVPPDTFYYTMELVDTNLADYMSLQGYFSPSDSFKIFKDICEGLAHAHQASIAHRDLHYENVLLNIGSGVYVKLTDFGKAKDFDRTWGTNSLSPCWGWFVSPPEVFFKVWDSPSLPESIAGDMYALGILLFSLIQAKPLVELDTLRHQIKGFLGSHPSLDYLDIQEKNKLYRDWIHSRSFKSNTLNVRLSDTNENAKINSILDRLTHIDHSIRFKNIAELQEELILLGL
- a CDS encoding NAD(P)-dependent oxidoreductase, with the translated sequence MEALHPTASHTGHGRAKTVAITGANGFLGRALTEALLARGYAVLPLTRPNFQLERAGEWQFEEVPDVVIHAAWDGARSLSRARHINVGGTHALRRLCEELGVKQFIFISSMAAHEEARSVYGRTKLEAEMVLSPEKDCIVKSGIMIGQGGLFTRVKRLIETMPVIPVFFDGKAALQVVYIDDLCQAIVQAVEGNASGVFPIAHEKPISIRELYRGIADAANRRMPLLPLPGGLLLPELRLFEMLGLRLPITADTLLGLKHGKVFDTYLACKALFSKPLSFEQSLKKLKA